A stretch of Cicer arietinum cultivar CDC Frontier isolate Library 1 chromosome 5, Cicar.CDCFrontier_v2.0, whole genome shotgun sequence DNA encodes these proteins:
- the LOC101488771 gene encoding U-box domain-containing protein 25-like, which produces MNEAQTEITIPHLFRCPISLDLLEDPVTLCTGQTYDRSSIQKWISAGNFTCPVTMQKLHDLSFVPNHTLRHLIHQWLQLGSQFHPGNNNSATIDYLASLKHTLESHETSLENKLEALEKISVLSDEYCSFRKSCFQQLSFLSLLLELVFGSSENHMEFVELALSCILKLLPIVNLEPLNIIKDESKLEIFMLLFEKGTSSIKTSLCVLIDYSTTSSQTEEVCHVLGNSQKLVHEIVQVVNQNCSEVSKAAIKALSALCSLQSNRESLVRAGAIDGIITYISECETRHKNLAPLGMATMKKLLVLDSAKEALVNNPKGVESLVKMVFKVCNQECSESAVGILSIVCCDFGSAREEAIGAGVLTQLLFLLQSQCGTKTKTKARLLLKLLRSKWSEESMQM; this is translated from the coding sequence ATGAACGAAGCTCAAACTGAAATCACAATTCCTCACTTGTTCAGATGCCCCATAAGTCTAGATTTGTTGGAAGATCCAGTGACTTTATGCACTGGACAAACCTATGATAGATCAAGCATACAAAAATGGATTTCTGCAGGTAATTTCACATGTCCTGTTACAATGCAGAAGCTTCATGATTTATCCTTTGTTCCTAATCACACTCTTCGTCATTTGATTCATCAATGGCTTCAACTTGGTTCACAATTTCACCCTGGTAATAATAACTCTGCAACCATTGATTACTTAGCTTCATTGAAACACACCCTTGAATCACATGAAACTTCTTTAGAAAACAAGCTTGAAGCACTTGAAAAAATTAGTGTTCTTTCTGATGAATATTGTTCTTTCAGAAAATCATGTTTCCAACAACTTAGTTTCTTGTCTCTACTTTTAGAACTTGTTTTTGGGTCATCAGAAAATCACATGGAATTTGTGGAATTAGCACTTTCTTGCATTCTTAAATTGTTGCCTATTGTAAATTTGGAACCTTTGAATATAATCAAAGATGAGTCAAAGTTGGAAATTTTCATGCTTTTATTTGAAAAGGGTACTAGTTCAATTAAGACTAGTTTGTGTGTTCTTATAGATTATTCAACAACATCATCACAAACAGAAGAGGTTTGTCATGTGTTAGGAAATTCTCAAAAACTAGTACATGAAATTGTTCAAGTTGTTAATCAAAATTGTAGTGAAGTTTCTAAGGCTGCAATTAAGGCTTTATCAGCATTATGTTCATTGCAATCCAATAGAGAGAGTTTGGTGAGAGCAGGAGCAATAGATGGAATCATAACATATATTTCAGAATGTGAAACAAGACACAAGAATTTGGCTCCTTTAGGAATGGCAACAATGAAGAAACTTTTGGTACTAGATAGTGCTAAAGAGGCATTGGTGAATAATCCAAAGGGTGTTGAAAGTTTGGTGAAGATGGTTTTCAAGGTTTGTAATCAAGAGTGTAGTGAGAGTGCTGTTGGGATACTTTCAATTGTTTGTTGTGATTTTGGGAGTGCAAGAGAGGAAGCTATTGGAGCTGGTGTTTTGACTCAGTTGTTGTTTCTTCTGCAGAGTCAGTGTGGTACTAAAACTAAAACTAAGGCTAGACTATTGCTTAAGTTGCTCAGATCTAAGTGGAGTGAAGAATCAATGCAGATGTAG
- the LOC105852227 gene encoding cation/H(+) antiporter 15 yields the protein MGDKGNNTDDFIVCYAPTMITTNGIWQGDNPLDYSLPLFILQLTLVVAATRIFVFLLKPFRQPRVIAEILGGVMLGPSLLGQNQTFANTVFPLRSVIVIETMANVGLLYFLFLVGVEMDVTVLRGVGRKSVAAAVAGMVLPFFIGGAFSFLLKREHNSSMNQVTYVLFLGVALSVTAFPVLARILAELKLINTDLGRLALSSALINDVCAWILLAFAIALADHKATTFASIWVVLSGVAFVAFCVYAVRPAASWIVKKTPEGESFSEFYISLILAGVMVSGFITDAIGTHSVFGAFVFGLAIPSGPLGVTLVEKLEDFVSGLLLPLFFAISGLKTNIRLITGANTWAILILVIFLACIGKIVGTLAVAIFYQMPLQEGITLGLLMNTKGLVEMIVLNVGKDQKIFDEESFAVMVIITIIMTGIIVPSVSIIYKPSRRNVCYKRRTIQISKPDAEFRVLVCVHSPRNVPTMINLLEASNPTKRSPICIYVLHLVELSGRTSAMLIVHNTAKPEHTALNRTEAQSDHIIKAFKNYEQHASFVAVQPLTAISPYSTMHEDICHLAEDKRVSLIIIPFHKQQTVDGAMEPTNMAFRTINQNVLANAPCSVGILVDRGLTGSNRLSSNQLSHHVAVMFFGGPDDREALCYGWRMLEHSGINLTIMRFVPGEQACNEPAKQQHNGLSNSDEPSVLTVETDNDIQKQLDDKLIHEFKMNHMNDESVDYFEKVVNNGEETVAAIRTIDDIHDLFIVGRGQGMISPLTAGLTDWSECPEMGAIGDLLASSDFAATASVLVVQQYIGGISNSDGLETPNGEEYSVTNEFNNHSTAPSRGNSVFNTQRMTTRTL from the exons ATGGGAGATAAAGGAAACAATACAGATGATTTTATAGTGTGTTATGCACCAACCATGATAACAACAAATGGAATATGGCAAGGAGATAACCCTTTGGATTATTCTCTGCCACTTTTCATCTTACAATTAACCTTAGTTGTTGCTGCCACTCGCATATTTGTCTTTCTTCTCAAGCCCTTTCGCCAACCACGCGTCATAGCCGAAATTCTG GGTGGAGTAATGTTGGGTCCTTCGCTTCTGGGACAAAATCAAACATTTGCCAATACAGTGTTTCCTCTAAGAAGTGTGATCGTGATCGAAACAATGGCGAATGTTGGTCTACTTTATTTTCTGTTCTTGGTTGGTGTGGAGATGGATGTAACCGTGTTGCGCGGCGTAGGTAGAAAATCAGTGGCTGCAGCAGTTGCTGGAATGGTTTTGCCTTTCTTCATTGGTGGGGCTTTCTCCTTCCTTTTGAAAAGAGAACATAACAGTAGCATGAACCAAGTAACTTATGTTCTATTCCTTGGCGTCGCTCTTTCTGTCACTGCATTTCCTGTTTTAGCTCGAATCCTCGCTGAGCTCAAACTCATCAACACAGATTTAGGAAGGCTTGCACTTTCATCAGCACTTATTAATGATGTTTGTGCTTGGATTCTTTTGGCTTTTGCTATTGCATTGGCTGATCATAAAGCAACTACTTTTGCATCTATTTGGGTTGTGTTATCAGGTGTTGCATTTGTCGCCTTTTGTGTTTATGCAGTTAGACCAGCAGCCTCATGGATAGTTAAGAAAACACCTGAAGGAGAATCTTTCAGTGAGTTCTATATATCTCTTATATTAGCTGGTGTCATGGTTTCGGGTTTCATCACCGATGCGATTGGAACTCATTCTGTTTTCGGAGcttttgtgtttggtttggcAATCCCAAGTGGACCCCTTGGTGTTACTCTTGTTGAAAAGCTTGAGGATTTTGTTTCAGGACTTTTGCTCCCTCTCTTTTTTGCCATTAGTGGCTTGAAAACCAATATAAGACTCATTACAGGGGCTAACACTTGGGCTATTCTTATTCTGGTCATTTTTTTAGCTTGCATTGGCAAAATTGTTGGAACTCTAGCTGTTGCAATCTTTTATCAAATGCCTTTACAAGAAGGAATTACCCTTGGCCTACTCATGAACACAAAAGGCCTTGTTGAAATGATTGTGCTCAATGTTGGAAAGGACCAGAAG ATTTTTGACGAAGAATCATTTGCAGTGATGGtgattataacaataataatgactGGAATAATTGTACCTTCAGTATCAATAATTTACAAACCATCAAGGAGAAACGTATGTTACAAAAGAAGAACAATTCAGATATCAAAACCAGATGCAGAGTTTAGAGTACTAGTGTGTGTCCATAGTCCTCGAAACGTGCCAACAATGATCAACCTCCTTGAAGCCTCAAATCCAACAAAGAGGTCACCAATATGCATCTATGTGCTCCATTTAGTTGAACTCAGCGGTCGAACATCAGCCATGCTCATTGTTCATAACACAGCTAAACCAGAACACACAGCTCTTAACCGAACCGAAGCTCAATCCGATCACATAATCAAAGCCTTCAAAAACTACGAGCAACACGCTTCATTCGTCGCTGTCCAGCCACTGACAGCAATTTCCCCTTACTCAACCATGCATGAAGACATATGCCATTTAGCAGAAGACAAACGCGTGTCTCTAATAATCATTCCATTTCATAAACAACAAACAGTTGATGGAGCAATGGAACCAACAAACATGGCGTTTCGAACCATCAACCAAAATGTACTAGCAAATGCACCTTGCTCAGTTGGAATTCTAGTCGATAGAGGCTTAACTGGCTCGAATCGATTATCTTCAAATCAATTATCACATCATGTAGCAGTAATGTTTTTCGGAGGACCAGACGATAGAGAAGCACTATGTTATGGATGGAGAATGTTGGAACATTCAGGAATAAACCTAACCATAATGCGATTCGTTCCGGGAGAACAAGCATGCAATGAACCTGCAAAACAACAACATAATGGATTATCCAATTCAGATGAACCAAGTGTGTTAACAGTTGAAACAGACAATGATATACAAAAACAACTTGATGATAAACTAATACATGAGTTTAAAATGAATCATATGAATGATGAATCAGTTGATTACTTTGAGAAAGTAGTTAACAATGGAGAAGAAACAGTGGCAGCAATAAGAACAATAGATGATATTCATGATCTTTTCATAGTTGGAAGAGGTCAAGGAATGATATCACCATTAACAGCAGGGCTAACTGATTGGAGTGAGTGTCCAGAAATGGGAGCAATTGGTGATTTATTAGCTTCTTCAGATTTTGCAGCAACTGCTTCAGTGTTGGTAGTTCAACAATATATTGGTGGAATCTCAAATAGTGATGGATTAGAAACACCAAATGGTGAAGAATATAGTGTTACTAATGAGTTTAATAACCATTCTACTGCACCATCAAGAGGAAATTCTGTTTTCAATACACAAAGAATGACTACACGTACTTTGTAA
- the LOC101489436 gene encoding 2-oxoisovalerate dehydrogenase subunit alpha 2, mitochondrial — MSLAFDMMRKSSTILTHLKSKKINFFSPSTALLSPQRNPILTNRFNSTTAHIPFTSNPIHDQHVIDFPGGNVKFIPEMRFIPESSQDRIPCYRVLDHNGEQIFGTDFVQVSEDVAVKMYSNMVTLQTMDNIFYEAQRQGRISFYVTTVGEEAINIASAAALSMDDVIFPQYREQGALLWRGFTLQEFANQCFSNKFDNGKGRQMPAHYGSNKLNYMTVASTVATQIPHAVGAAYSLKMDKKDACAVTYFGDGGSSEGDFHAGLNFAAVMEAPVIFICRNNGWAISTPTSDQFRSDGIVVKGQAYGVRSIRVDGNDALAIYSAVQAARQMAVSEERPILIEALTYRVGHHSTSDDSTKYRPANEIEWWRLARDPVARLRKWIERNGWWNDMAESELRNNLRHQLLRTIQVAESVEKPPLADMFSDVYDVPPSNLCEQMKWLKETVKKHPREYPTNISM; from the exons ATGAGCTTAGCATTTGACATGATGAGGAAATCCAGCACCATCCTTACTCACTTAAAATCGAAGAAGATTAACTTCTTCTCACCTTCCACTGCTCTTCTTTCCCCTCAACGCAACCCTATCCTCACCAACCGCTTTAACTCAACCACCGCACATATTCCTTTCACTTCCAATCCCATTCACGATCAG CATGTAATAGATTTTCCTGGTGGAAATGTCAAATTCATCCCTGAAATGAGGTTCATACCTGAATCATCTCAAGACAGAATCCCTTGCTACCGTGTTCTCGATCATAATGGGGAGCAGATTTTTGGGACTGATTTTGTGCAG GTCAGTGAGGATGTTGCTGTTAAAATGTATAGTAACATGGTTACACTCCAAACTATGGACAATATCTTCTATGAAGCACAAAGGCAAGGCAGAATCTCATTTTATGTAACAACAGTAGGGGAAGAAGCTATCAACATTGCATCAGCTGCAGCTCTTTCCATGGATGATGTTATTTTCCCTCAG TATAGGGAACAAGGAGCCTTGTTATGGCGTGGTTTCACTCTGCAAGAATTTGCCAATCAGTGTTTTTCTAATAAGTTTGATAATGGGAAAGGAAGGCAGATGCCGGCCCATTATGGGTCCAACAAGCTCAATTACATGACTGTAGCATCAACGGTTGC TACGCAAATTCCCCATGCCGTTGGAGCTGCATATTCCTTAAAGATGGACAAAAAGGATGCATGTGCCGTCACTTACTTTGGAGATGGTGGCTCAAGTGAG GGAGATTTCCATGCCGGATTAAATTTTGCAGCGGTAATGGAGGCCCCAGTCATTTTTATTTGCCGGAATAATGGATGGGCTATCAGTACCCCTACATCAGATCAGTTTCGAA GTGATGGTATTGTTGTGAAAGGACAGGCTTATGGAGTCCGTAGCATTCGTGTAGATGGGAATGATGCACTGGCCATTTATAGTGCTGTTCAAGCTGCTCGTCAAATGGCCGTTAGCGAAGAGAGACCAATTCTAATAGAA GCTCTTACATATAGAGTAGGACACCACTCTACATCAGATGATTCTACCAAGTATCGTCCCGCCAACGAGATTGAATGGTGGAGATTAGCTCGTGATCCTGTGGCGAGACTTAGAAAATGGATAGAAAGGAATGGTTGGTGGAATGACATGGCTGAGTCTGAGCTTAGAAACAATTTGAGACATCAG CTTCTGCGGACCATTCAAGTTGCAGAGAGTGTAGAGAAACCTCCACTTGCAGACATGTTTAGTGATGTTTATGATGTTCCTCCATCCAATCTCTGTGAACAGATGAAATGGCTGAAGGAGACCGTAAAAAAACATCCACGGGAGTACCCAACAAATATTTCCATGTAA
- the LOC101489758 gene encoding ABC transporter G family member 5 isoform X2 yields the protein MKKQWCEIEAIGINYKIQTHTKNQPFKIFTKPSKPEDESEAEQRLGDGVKHVLKEVNCIAKPCEILAIVGPSGAGKSSLLEILAGRVSPQSEGYILVNNEHVDKAKFKKISGYVTQKDTLFPLLTVEETMMFSAKLRLNLPQQQLCSKVKSLIQELGLSHVATTRVGDEKVRGISGGERRRVSIGVEVIHDPKVLILDEATSGLDSTSALQIIDMLKVMAESKGRTIILSIHQPGFRIVKLFNSILLLANGSVLHHGSVDLLSVNLRLMGLELPLHVNVVEFAIESIETIQQQQKNQQGQVEAPKRLLLGTMMTVKKGDDQGESRSVPLYWLIGLNTNFTAFLHFLLLIWLILYTANSVVVCFSALVPNFIVGNSLIAGVIGSSFLFSGYFISKNETPNYWIFMHYLSLFKYPFEGFLINEFSNSKKCLEYMFGACVMRGEDLLKEEGYGGESSRWKNVGVMVCFIFVYRFISYVILRYRCSQSVTF from the exons ATGAAGAAACAATGGTGTGAGATTGAGGCAATAGGCATCAACTACAAGATCCAAACACATACAAAAAACCAACCTTTTAAAATCTTCACCAAACCTTCAAAACCAGAAGATGAATCAGAAGCTGAACAAAGGCTAGGTGATGGAGTTAAGCATGTCCTGAAGGAGGTTAATTGCATAGCCAAACCTTGCGAAATTCTTGCGATTGTTGGGCCAAGTGGAGCTGGAAAATCATCACTTCTTGAGATACTTGCTGGTAGAGTTAGTCCACAAAGTGAAGGCTATATCTTGGTGAACAATGAGCATGTAGATAAAGCTAAGTTCAAGAAGATATCAGGGTATGTAACACAAAAAGATACCCTTTTCCCTTTACTTACAGTTGAAGAAACCATGATGTTTAGTGCAAAACTTAGGCTAAATCTTCCTCAACAGCAACTATGTTCTAAGGTTAAGTCACTGATTCAAGAGCTTGGTCTTAGCCATGTTGCTACGACTCGAGTAGGAGACGAAAAGGTCCGAGGAATATCCGGTGGCGAGAGGCGTCGAGTTTCCATTGGTGTTGAAGTGATACATGATCCAAAAGTGTTGATTCTTGATGAAGCAACTTCAGGTCTTGATAGTACATCAGCTTTGCAAATAATTGATATGCTTAAAGTAATGGCTGAATCTAAGGGAAGAACTATAATACTAAGTATTCATCAACCCGGGTTTCGGATAGTGAAGTTGTTCAATTCAATACTTTTGTTAGCTAATGGCAGTGTGTTACATCATGGCAGTGTGGATTTGTTGAGTGTTAATTTGAGGTTGATGGGTTTAGAGCTTCCACTTCATGTTAATGTTGTTGAGTTTGCTATTGAATCCATTGAGAccattcaacaacaacaaaagaatcAGCAAGGTCAGGTAGAAGCACCAAAACGATTATTACTAGGGACAATGATGACAGTAAAGAAAGGCGATGATCAAGGCGAAAGTAGAAGTG TGCCGCTATACTGGCTTATCGGTCTCAACACAAATTTCACGGCGTTTCTGCACTTCTTGTTGTTAATATGGCTGATTTTGTATACCGCGAATTCGGTAGTGGTGTGTTTCAGTGCTCTGGTGCCTAATTTCATTGTTGGAAATTCATTAATCGCTGGTGTCATTGGTTCGTCTTTCTTGTTCTCTGGTTACTTCATATCCAAAAATGAAACTCCAAACTACTGGATTTTCATGCATTATTTATCTCTATTTAAGTATCCGTTTGAAGGGTTTCTGATAAATGAGTTCTCTAACTCAAAGAAATGCTTGGAGTACATGTTTGGAGCATGTGTTATGAGGGGAGAGGATCTACTTAAAGAAGAAGGGTATGGAGGAGAGAGTAGTAGATGGAAGAATGTTGGTGTGATGGTGTGTTTTATCTTTGTTTATAGATTCATTTCTTATGTAATTCTTAGATACAGATGCTCCCAGAGTGTTACCTTCTGA
- the LOC101489758 gene encoding ABC transporter G family member 5 isoform X1: MKKQWCEIEAIGINYKIQTHTKNQPFKIFTKPSKPEDESEAEQRLGDGVKHVLKEVNCIAKPCEILAIVGPSGAGKSSLLEILAGRVSPQSEGYILVNNEHVDKAKFKKISGYVTQKDTLFPLLTVEETMMFSAKLRLNLPQQQLCSKVKSLIQELGLSHVATTRVGDEKVRGISGGERRRVSIGVEVIHDPKVLILDEATSGLDSTSALQIIDMLKVMAESKGRTIILSIHQPGFRIVKLFNSILLLANGSVLHHGSVDLLSVNLRLMGLELPLHVNVVEFAIESIETIQQQQKNQQGQVEAPKRLLLGTMMTVKKGDDQGESRSGKFTLQQLFQQSKVFDIEIINVGMDFTCDFANSRLGETMILAHRFSKNIIRTKELFAFRTIQMLISGLVLGSIFCNIKDGLVGAEQRVGLFAFILTFLLSSSIDALPIFLQEREILMKETSSGSYRVSSYAIANGLVYLPFLLILAILFAVPLYWLIGLNTNFTAFLHFLLLIWLILYTANSVVVCFSALVPNFIVGNSLIAGVIGSSFLFSGYFISKNETPNYWIFMHYLSLFKYPFEGFLINEFSNSKKCLEYMFGACVMRGEDLLKEEGYGGESSRWKNVGVMVCFIFVYRFISYVILRYRCSQSVTF, translated from the coding sequence ATGAAGAAACAATGGTGTGAGATTGAGGCAATAGGCATCAACTACAAGATCCAAACACATACAAAAAACCAACCTTTTAAAATCTTCACCAAACCTTCAAAACCAGAAGATGAATCAGAAGCTGAACAAAGGCTAGGTGATGGAGTTAAGCATGTCCTGAAGGAGGTTAATTGCATAGCCAAACCTTGCGAAATTCTTGCGATTGTTGGGCCAAGTGGAGCTGGAAAATCATCACTTCTTGAGATACTTGCTGGTAGAGTTAGTCCACAAAGTGAAGGCTATATCTTGGTGAACAATGAGCATGTAGATAAAGCTAAGTTCAAGAAGATATCAGGGTATGTAACACAAAAAGATACCCTTTTCCCTTTACTTACAGTTGAAGAAACCATGATGTTTAGTGCAAAACTTAGGCTAAATCTTCCTCAACAGCAACTATGTTCTAAGGTTAAGTCACTGATTCAAGAGCTTGGTCTTAGCCATGTTGCTACGACTCGAGTAGGAGACGAAAAGGTCCGAGGAATATCCGGTGGCGAGAGGCGTCGAGTTTCCATTGGTGTTGAAGTGATACATGATCCAAAAGTGTTGATTCTTGATGAAGCAACTTCAGGTCTTGATAGTACATCAGCTTTGCAAATAATTGATATGCTTAAAGTAATGGCTGAATCTAAGGGAAGAACTATAATACTAAGTATTCATCAACCCGGGTTTCGGATAGTGAAGTTGTTCAATTCAATACTTTTGTTAGCTAATGGCAGTGTGTTACATCATGGCAGTGTGGATTTGTTGAGTGTTAATTTGAGGTTGATGGGTTTAGAGCTTCCACTTCATGTTAATGTTGTTGAGTTTGCTATTGAATCCATTGAGAccattcaacaacaacaaaagaatcAGCAAGGTCAGGTAGAAGCACCAAAACGATTATTACTAGGGACAATGATGACAGTAAAGAAAGGCGATGATCAAGGCGAAAGTAGAAGTGGTAAGTTTACTCTACAACAGCTATTTCAACAATCCAAAGTATTTGACATAGAAATCATCAATGTAGGAATGGATTTCACTTGTGATTTTGCTAATTCTAGATTGGGAGAAACTATGATTCTTGCTCATAGATTCTCCAAAAACATTATTCGTACAAAGGAGCTCTTTGCATTTAGGACAATTCAGATGCTGATTTCAGGGCTGGTTTTAGGATCCATCTTTTGTAATATCAAAGATGGTCTAGTTGGAGCAGAACAAAGGGTTGGTCTATTTGCTTTCATATTAACTTTTTTGTTATCAAGTTCCATTGATGCTCTACCGATTTTTCTGCAAGAAAGGGAGATTCTCATGAAGGAGACTTCAAGTGGAAGCTACAGAGTTTCATCCTATGCTATTGCAAATGGCCTAGTTTACTTGCCATTTCTACTCATACTAGCCATTTTATTTGCAGTGCCGCTATACTGGCTTATCGGTCTCAACACAAATTTCACGGCGTTTCTGCACTTCTTGTTGTTAATATGGCTGATTTTGTATACCGCGAATTCGGTAGTGGTGTGTTTCAGTGCTCTGGTGCCTAATTTCATTGTTGGAAATTCATTAATCGCTGGTGTCATTGGTTCGTCTTTCTTGTTCTCTGGTTACTTCATATCCAAAAATGAAACTCCAAACTACTGGATTTTCATGCATTATTTATCTCTATTTAAGTATCCGTTTGAAGGGTTTCTGATAAATGAGTTCTCTAACTCAAAGAAATGCTTGGAGTACATGTTTGGAGCATGTGTTATGAGGGGAGAGGATCTACTTAAAGAAGAAGGGTATGGAGGAGAGAGTAGTAGATGGAAGAATGTTGGTGTGATGGTGTGTTTTATCTTTGTTTATAGATTCATTTCTTATGTAATTCTTAGATACAGATGCTCCCAGAGTGTTACCTTCTGA
- the LOC101490404 gene encoding pentatricopeptide repeat-containing protein At2g13600 gives MGKHGLVRKVVGDLSFLDSSPFAKLLDCCVRSKSVFEARRVHARIIKTQFSSEIFIQNRLVDVYGKCGCLEDARKVFDHMPERNIFSWNAVLSALTKCGALDEALNVFKCMPEPDQCSWNAMVSGFAQRDRFEEALRFFFDMHGEDFVLNEYSFGSALSACAGLIDLNIGFQIHGLIAKSRYSFDVYIGSALVDMYSKCGVVASAQRAFDDMDVRNIVSWNSLITCYEQNGPAGKALEVFVRMMNFGIEPDEITLASVVSACASLSAIREGLQIHARVMKCDKFRNDLVLGNALVDMYAKCKRVNEARLVFDRMPLRDVVSETSMVSGYAKVASVKAARLMFSNMTERNVVSWNALIAGYTQNGENEEAVRLFLLLKRESIWPTHYTFGNLLNACANLADLKLGRQAHTQILKHGFWFQFGEDSDIFVGNSLIDMYMKCGLVEDGRVVFEHMVERDIVSWNAMIVGYAQNGYGTEALEIFRKMQVSGEKPDHVTMIGVLSACSHAGLVEEGRRYFRSMTTEHGLAPIKDHYTCLVDLLGRAGCLDEANNLIQTMPMEPDAVVWGSLLAACKVHGNITLGKCVAEKLLEIDPLNSGPYVLLSNMYAELGRWKDVVRVRKQMRQMGVIKQPGCSWIEIQSHLHVFMVKDKRHPHKKDIYLILKILTEQMKRVGYIPEIDDDETYEEEESDSELIFNSEMEIAVDAAVG, from the coding sequence ATGGGTAAACATGGGTTGGTCCGAAAAGTGGTGGGTGACTTGTCATTTTTGGACTCTTCACCCTTTGCGAAGCTATTGGATTGTTGTGTTAGGTCAAAGTCTGTTTTTGAGGCGCGTCGTGTTCATGCTCGAATCATTAAGACACAGTTTTCATCTGAAATCTTTATTCAAAACAGGCTCGTTGATGTTTATGGGAAATGCGGTTGTTTGGAGGACGCACGAAAGGTGTTTGATCATATGCCGGAGAGGAATATTTTCAGTTGGAACGCGGTTTTAAGCGCTTTGACAAAGTGTGGTGCTCTTGATGAGGCTTTGAACGTATTTAAGTGTATGCCTGAGCCTGATCAGTGTTCATGGAATGCTATGGTTTCTGGTTTTGCTCAACGAGATCGATTTGAGGAAGCATTGAGATTTTTCTTTGATATGCACGGTGAGGATTTTGTGCTTAATGAGTATTCATTTGGCAGTGCTCTTAGTGCTTGTGCAGGGTTGATAGATTTGAATATAGGTTTTCAAATCCATGGTTTGATAGCGAAGTCTCGTTACTCGTTCGATGTTTACATTGGTTCGGCTCTTGTTGATATGTACTCTAAGTGTGGTGTGGTGGCTAGTGCTCAAAGGGCTTTTGATGATATGGATGTGAGGAATATAGTTTCTTGGAATAGTTTGATTACATGCTATGAGCAAAATGGTCCTGCTGGAAAAGCGCTAGAGGTTTTTGTAAGAATGATGAATTTTGGGATTGAGCCTGATGAGATTACTTTGGCCAGTGTGGTAAGTGCTTGTGCAAGCTTATCAGCAATTAGGGAAGGTTTGCAAATTCATGCTCGTGTTATGAAATGCGATAAATTCCGGAATGACCTTGTGTTAGGCAATgctttggttgatatgtatgcaaaatgtAAGAGAGTTAACGAAGCTAGATTGGTTTTCGATAGGATGCCGCTTAGAGACGTTGTATCTGAAACCTCCATGGTTAGTGGATATGCCAAGGTGGCAAGTGTGAAAGCCGCAAGACTGATGTTTTCAAATATGACGGAGAGGAATGTGGTGTCATGGAATGCACTTATCGCAGGTTATACTCAGAATGGAGAGAACGAAGAGGCAGTGAGACTATTCCTTCTCCTAAAAAGAGAGTCCATCTGGCCAACACATTACACTTTTGGTAACCTACTTAATGCGTGCGCAAATCTTGCTGATTTGAAGCTTGGAAGACAGGCTCATACTCAAATTTTGAAGCATGGTTTTTGGTTTCAGTTTGGGGAGGATTCTGATATTTTTGTAGGAAATTCTCTTATTGACATGTACATGAAATGTGGATTAGTTGAAGATGGACGCGTGGTTTTCGAGCACATGGTAGAAAGGGATATTGTCTCATGGAATGCCATGATAGTAGGATATGCACAAAATGGTTATGGTACTGAGGCTCTTGAAATTTTCAGGAAAATGCAGGTATCTGGAGAAAAACCAGATCATGTTACTATGATAGGAGTTCTGTCTGCATGTAGTCATGCAGGACTTGTTGAAGAAGGGCGCCGTTACTTCCGTTCAATGACAACCGAGCATGGTTTAGCCCCAATAAAGGACCATTATACATGTTTGGTTGATTTACTCGGTCGAGCAGGTTGCCTCGATGAAGCTAACAATTTGATACAGACAATGCCAATGGAGCCTGATGCTGTTGTTTGGGGATCTTTACTTGCTGCTTGTAAGGTTCATGGAAACATTACATTGGGGAAGTGTGTGGCAGAAAAGCTCTTAGAGATTGATCCCTTGAACTCCGGACCGTATGTTCTTCTTTCAAATATGTATGCTGAACTTGGTAGATGGAAAGATGTGGTGAGAGTCCGGAAACAGATGAGGCAAATGGGAGTAATTAAGCAACCAGGTTGCAGTTGGATTGAAATTCAGAGTCATCTACATGTTTTCATGGTAAAAGATAAAAGGCACCCTCATAAGAAGGATATCTATTTAATTCTGAAAATTCTAACAGAACAGATGAAGCGAGTTGGCTACATACCAGAAATTGATGATGACGAGACTTATGAGGAGGAGGAAAGTGACTCTGAACTTATCTTCAACAGTGAAATGGAAATTGCAGTAGATGCTGCAGTTggataa